The Thalassotalea sp. HSM 43 genome window below encodes:
- a CDS encoding NnrS family protein, with translation MQITDLTKEQNIAPFFRLGFRPFFTLGAFFSCLALIVWVGVLSGSLHFEVYGGGYFYHIHEMVFGFVIAIVVGFLLTAVQNWTGIRSINGKPLMWLVLLWFLGRLVMLMPSWFGATLAAIIDVSFLLVAAIYLAIPIIKVKQTRNLFFIPMLLFFALLNTLMHSSIQGYLVISLKTLSYAVLLLITLLMSIMAGRVTPMFTANGTGTQKVAPWAWLEWSCTISLLLLIVVHLTQANLMIANDIVATLFVISAALQAIRWIRWRPWITLSVPLLWSLHASMFFVWFGLLTIGIGLFMQSVALSHIWHLLTIGGMGGLILAMISRVSLGHTGQPLKPSKIMSLAFLLVIVAALVRGFGPWLAPQLHMLFINLSSLCWLIAFTIFVIKYAPMLMQPRKDGRPG, from the coding sequence ATGCAAATCACTGATCTCACTAAAGAACAAAATATTGCGCCATTCTTTCGATTGGGCTTTCGCCCATTTTTTACTTTAGGTGCATTTTTCAGCTGTCTTGCCTTAATTGTTTGGGTTGGTGTGCTGTCAGGTTCATTGCATTTCGAGGTGTACGGTGGAGGCTATTTTTATCACATTCATGAAATGGTCTTTGGTTTTGTCATCGCCATCGTTGTCGGCTTCTTACTAACGGCGGTGCAAAATTGGACTGGTATTCGTTCCATTAATGGCAAGCCTTTGATGTGGCTTGTATTATTGTGGTTTTTAGGCCGATTGGTGATGCTCATGCCATCCTGGTTTGGTGCCACTTTAGCGGCCATTATTGATGTTAGCTTTTTGCTGGTTGCTGCTATCTATTTGGCGATTCCCATCATTAAAGTGAAGCAAACCCGCAACTTATTTTTTATTCCAATGCTGCTATTTTTTGCGTTGCTCAATACGCTTATGCATAGCAGTATTCAAGGCTACCTCGTTATCTCATTAAAAACCTTGAGCTATGCGGTGTTGTTATTAATTACCTTGCTGATGTCAATCATGGCGGGACGGGTAACACCGATGTTTACTGCCAATGGTACTGGTACGCAAAAAGTCGCACCTTGGGCGTGGCTTGAATGGTCATGTACAATCAGCCTATTATTGCTTATTGTGGTTCACTTAACGCAAGCCAACCTAATGATCGCTAACGACATTGTTGCCACATTGTTTGTTATCAGCGCCGCATTGCAAGCCATTAGATGGATACGATGGCGTCCATGGATTACCTTATCAGTGCCGTTATTGTGGTCACTACACGCCAGTATGTTCTTTGTTTGGTTTGGCCTGTTAACCATTGGTATAGGGTTATTTATGCAGTCCGTCGCATTAAGCCATATATGGCATTTATTGACCATAGGTGGCATGGGTGGATTGATTCTAGCGATGATATCGAGAGTTAGTCTTGGCCATACAGGGCAACCGCTAAAACCCTCGAAAATAATGAGCTTAGCCTTTTTATTGGTTATTGTTGCCGCCCTAGTTCGAGGCTTTGGCCCTTGGCTGGCACCACAACTGCACATGCTGTTTATCAATTTAAGTAGCCTGTGCTGGTTAATAGCCTTTACAATATTTGTTATAAAATATGCACCTATGTTGATGCAACCACGAAAAGATGGCAGACCCGGATAA
- a CDS encoding GNAT family N-acetyltransferase: MKEDIIYKEMQASDFDAIIALGNFVHGDGYVDSSNIHTWYGKGLKNGVNSNYVAYDGDKLVGFRITYAAQQFSLDQWYSPDLWQTEISETAYFKCNTVDETYRGYGIGSRLLELSIKALQAQGAKAGVSHLWRPSPGNSAVKYFTKCGGQLVKDHPGKWNEDSKNGYNCTICGYDCHCVAAEMIIYFK; encoded by the coding sequence ATGAAAGAAGATATTATTTATAAAGAGATGCAGGCAAGCGACTTTGACGCCATCATCGCGCTAGGCAATTTTGTCCATGGTGATGGCTATGTCGATAGCAGTAATATTCATACTTGGTATGGCAAAGGTTTAAAAAACGGCGTTAACTCAAATTATGTCGCCTATGATGGCGATAAACTCGTCGGTTTTCGTATTACCTATGCCGCGCAACAGTTTAGCTTAGACCAATGGTACAGCCCTGATTTATGGCAAACGGAAATCAGCGAAACCGCCTACTTTAAATGCAATACTGTCGATGAAACTTATCGTGGCTATGGCATAGGTTCGCGACTGCTAGAGTTGTCTATAAAGGCATTGCAAGCGCAAGGTGCCAAAGCTGGCGTCAGTCACTTGTGGCGCCCAAGTCCGGGCAATAGTGCGGTAAAATATTTTACCAAATGCGGCGGACAGCTGGTCAAAGATCACCCAGGCAAGTGGAATGAAGACAGCAAAAACGGCTACAACTGTACTATTTGCGGCTATGATTGCCACTGTGTAGCCGCTGAAATGATCATTTATTTCAAGTAG
- a CDS encoding TIGR02922 family protein — MKSDNVRNVTVIYFDSETLELNHHVGDFPTLEQGRVVLSEAFKKGKSIIAVCEGDNQPLELEYAS; from the coding sequence ATGAAAAGCGATAATGTTAGAAATGTCACCGTCATTTATTTTGACAGTGAGACCCTAGAGCTTAATCACCACGTGGGTGACTTCCCAACACTCGAGCAAGGCCGAGTGGTACTTTCCGAAGCGTTTAAAAAAGGCAAATCCATTATTGCTGTTTGTGAAGGCGATAATCAGCCTTTAGAGTTGGAATACGCCAGCTAA
- a CDS encoding TIGR02922 family protein encodes MQVTVIYYETVSLELLHDVIDLEVSDEGKVIIPVQYKQGKSIISVYKGELNIINKVGERMPDSMQHAV; translated from the coding sequence ATGCAAGTAACCGTCATTTATTATGAAACTGTATCATTAGAACTTTTACATGATGTTATTGATCTTGAGGTCAGTGACGAAGGTAAAGTGATCATTCCGGTGCAGTATAAACAAGGCAAGTCGATTATTTCTGTATACAAAGGCGAGCTAAATATCATCAACAAAGTCGGCGAACGAATGCCGGACTCAATGCAGCACGCCGTGTAA
- a CDS encoding D-2-hydroxyacid dehydrogenase encodes MRAVFLDKSTINDKIDFSAIESQFDTIGYFDCTEADKVVSRCRFADVIITNKVIIDKQVMAQLPRLKLICIAATGTNNVDLLAAKAQGVTVMNVSGYSTTAVSQYVFAMLLEHLQKSSEYIANVKQGQWQKSPVFCHFSQPFNELAGKTMAIIGYGTIAQRVAIIAEAFGMQVLIAERQGSQSIRSGRTPFEQALAVADVVSLHAPLTAETELMINQQTLAIMKKDAILVNTARGGLVDSNAVVDALKCKQLGAAILDVLEVEPPPANHPLLNNKLKNLYLTAHVAWGSQQAQQRLINGIGKNIADFKSKNRVE; translated from the coding sequence ATGCGCGCTGTATTCCTAGATAAAAGCACTATAAATGACAAAATAGACTTTTCAGCAATTGAAAGCCAGTTTGATACTATTGGCTACTTTGACTGTACCGAAGCCGATAAAGTGGTATCACGTTGTCGATTTGCCGATGTCATTATTACCAATAAGGTAATTATAGATAAACAGGTGATGGCGCAGTTACCGCGATTAAAACTAATTTGTATCGCCGCAACCGGTACCAACAATGTTGATTTGCTCGCCGCCAAGGCACAAGGCGTAACGGTAATGAATGTCAGTGGTTATTCCACCACAGCTGTTAGCCAATACGTATTTGCGATGTTGTTAGAGCATTTGCAAAAATCATCAGAGTATATTGCCAACGTCAAACAGGGTCAGTGGCAAAAAAGTCCGGTATTTTGTCATTTCAGTCAACCATTTAACGAACTAGCTGGTAAAACCATGGCGATCATAGGCTATGGCACGATAGCGCAACGCGTTGCCATTATTGCTGAGGCATTTGGTATGCAGGTACTCATTGCTGAACGCCAGGGTAGTCAATCGATTCGTAGCGGCCGCACGCCGTTTGAGCAAGCGTTAGCCGTTGCCGATGTTGTGAGCTTGCACGCGCCATTGACCGCTGAAACTGAACTGATGATCAACCAACAGACTTTGGCGATAATGAAAAAAGACGCCATTTTGGTCAATACCGCTCGTGGTGGTTTGGTTGACTCTAACGCCGTTGTTGATGCATTAAAATGTAAGCAACTAGGTGCCGCCATATTAGATGTGCTGGAGGTAGAGCCACCGCCTGCTAATCATCCCTTACTCAATAATAAGCTAAAAAACCTTTATCTAACCGCACATGTTGCCTGGGGTTCTCAACAGGCACAGCAACGCTTAATTAATGGTATCGGTAAAAATATTGCAGACTTTAAAAGCAAAAACCGTGTCGAATGA
- a CDS encoding NAD(P)/FAD-dependent oxidoreductase, translating into MYDPLIQNQLANNQPYPDSYWASVSGKAPQNKGRLQQDLDTDVVVIGAGYTGMSCALHLQREYNIKPVIIEANETAWGCSGRNAGFILKSTGRKSWTKMQQQWGDPVMRMVYQEACEGVERVHAFINEGIDCDLQQPGYIRVAHKANKMQELEAQAKLLSSMFGYDVDVLSRAQIHQHYMADENAHGAIRFEDGVGLNPLKLAFGYQRLLNDAEVDIYTHTPAIDVQKHGARYQVHTPQGIITATKVVIAGNGYMPKGFHPAVANKTLPVLSQIIVTEPLSDAQLAACNFVTSNVIMDTRALKYYYRKLPDNRILFGGRGAITGKGADDPYFAERLLQELKRSFPGLADIRYQYRWSGWICMTLDDIPHIAQAESEPGLFYAMGYCGNGLSFSVQAGKRLADKVAGQSVPNIPLYQSQLPAFPLPMFRRVGQWAYFHYGKFADRFM; encoded by the coding sequence ATGTACGATCCCCTTATTCAAAACCAGCTTGCCAATAATCAACCATACCCGGACAGTTACTGGGCCAGTGTTAGCGGTAAAGCGCCGCAAAATAAAGGCCGTTTGCAGCAGGACTTAGATACCGACGTGGTAGTGATAGGCGCCGGTTACACGGGCATGTCTTGTGCTTTGCATTTGCAACGTGAGTACAATATAAAACCGGTAATCATAGAAGCAAATGAGACCGCCTGGGGCTGTAGCGGTCGTAACGCGGGTTTTATTTTAAAGTCGACGGGTCGCAAGTCGTGGACCAAAATGCAGCAACAGTGGGGCGATCCCGTGATGCGCATGGTGTATCAGGAAGCCTGTGAAGGTGTTGAACGTGTGCATGCTTTTATTAACGAAGGCATAGACTGCGATTTACAGCAACCTGGTTATATTCGTGTCGCTCACAAAGCCAACAAGATGCAAGAGCTAGAAGCCCAGGCTAAGTTGCTCAGCTCCATGTTTGGCTATGACGTTGATGTCTTGTCTCGCGCGCAAATTCATCAGCATTATATGGCCGATGAAAATGCTCATGGGGCGATACGATTTGAAGACGGTGTTGGCTTAAACCCATTAAAATTGGCATTCGGCTATCAACGTCTATTAAACGACGCTGAGGTTGATATTTATACCCATACGCCGGCAATTGATGTGCAAAAGCACGGTGCACGCTATCAGGTACATACCCCACAAGGCATTATCACCGCGACGAAGGTGGTTATCGCCGGTAACGGTTATATGCCGAAAGGTTTTCACCCCGCGGTTGCCAATAAAACCTTACCGGTGTTATCGCAAATTATCGTCACCGAACCATTATCTGATGCACAGTTGGCGGCATGTAATTTTGTTACCTCGAATGTGATCATGGATACCAGAGCGCTAAAATACTACTACCGTAAACTGCCGGATAATCGAATATTGTTTGGCGGTCGTGGCGCTATTACCGGCAAAGGTGCCGATGATCCTTATTTTGCAGAGCGTTTATTGCAGGAGCTTAAACGCAGCTTCCCTGGATTAGCAGACATTCGTTATCAATATCGTTGGTCAGGATGGATCTGTATGACCCTCGATGATATTCCTCATATTGCCCAAGCAGAATCCGAGCCGGGGCTCTTTTATGCCATGGGATATTGTGGCAACGGTTTAAGCTTTTCTGTGCAAGCGGGAAAACGGTTAGCGGACAAAGTGGCAGGCCAGTCGGTGCCGAATATACCGCTATATCAATCGCAATTACCTGCGTTTCCATTACCGATGTTTCGTCGCGTTGGTCAGTGGGCATATTTTCATTATGGCAAATTTGCTGATCGCTTTATGTAG
- the ung gene encoding uracil-DNA glycosylase — protein sequence MNWQEFLEQQKQQDYFQQLMSRVANERDSEHAIYPPENQVFSAFDLTPFEQVKVVILGQDPYHGPGQAHGLAFSVQDSVKVPPSLKNMYKELLTDINGFDIPEHGNLTCWAEQGVLLLNTVLTVRQGQAHSHAKFGWETFTDAVIAALNEHADNLVFILWGKHAQQKGKYLDDTRHCILSGAHPSPLSAYRGFFGCQHFSLANQYLQQQGKQAIDWRVPEMVKKQGQLF from the coding sequence ATGAATTGGCAAGAGTTTCTCGAACAGCAAAAACAACAGGATTATTTTCAGCAGCTAATGAGCAGGGTGGCTAATGAACGCGACTCTGAGCATGCTATTTATCCACCTGAAAATCAGGTGTTTTCAGCGTTTGATTTAACCCCGTTTGAGCAAGTTAAGGTGGTCATTCTTGGCCAAGATCCATACCATGGTCCAGGACAGGCGCACGGCTTGGCGTTTTCTGTGCAAGATAGCGTAAAGGTACCACCTAGCTTAAAAAATATGTACAAAGAGCTGCTAACCGATATCAATGGCTTTGATATACCAGAGCACGGTAACCTCACTTGCTGGGCAGAGCAGGGGGTGTTACTACTCAATACGGTATTAACGGTGCGTCAAGGACAGGCTCACTCGCATGCTAAATTTGGTTGGGAAACATTTACCGATGCGGTGATAGCCGCATTAAATGAACACGCTGATAATTTGGTGTTTATATTATGGGGTAAGCATGCGCAGCAAAAAGGTAAGTACCTAGATGATACGCGTCATTGCATATTATCTGGCGCGCATCCATCACCACTATCAGCTTACCGCGGTTTTTTTGGTTGTCAGCACTTTTCATTGGCCAATCAATATCTACAGCAACAAGGCAAACAAGCTATTGATTGGCGTGTACCCGAAATGGTGAAAAAGCAAGGCCAGTTATTTTAA